A single region of the Gasterosteus aculeatus chromosome 1, fGasAcu3.hap1.1, whole genome shotgun sequence genome encodes:
- the LOC120829726 gene encoding scavenger receptor cysteine-rich type 1 protein M130-like isoform X2: MDQRVLVVFLFLWSSGVLPGLQTEKRDNFEEMTDVSLSGGSSRCNGQLRYEDRRKVDDYNWDLQFAAMICKNLDCGSALQISSFLPFLKRHMDLLSLPTIECSDSVRLVNGTSLCSGRLERKSDQSNRSWSSVCEDDFDQQDAEVVCRDLGCGAPSVLQGALYGDGDSSASSTCSSGKAVGLTCSEPNAVRLVGGSSRCAGDLEMKTQGEWRKVHDVTQWNLKKTDILCGKLDCGSAVSTRKKTIGIKEYMWIFGSACLQPNSAVRECLSSAYRVLSFMEINCSESVRLVNGTSLCSGRLEVKSDQSDQSNQSWSSVCDKDFDQQDAEVVCRELGCGAPSFLQGALYGDGKTPMWTKEFRCGGNESALLGCGSSAGSTCSPGNAVGLTCSEPDEIRLVDGSHRCIGRLEMKHEGEWRPVDENQWDLESAALVCGQLACGAVLSIETKEMSQLNAWHVQLSCEHDSMLRECSFIQPGSSYANLEVTCSDFLVQPNISLATHTDRVSNAMQKGFEVLIGSEYTISCSILPQQPGGSFQLIWKTSAALESFTLAAVNHSAHFQFTAADPTHQGEYRCVYHLHVFSHNLSSESQPLRLTFSGKASKDAKPRGHRQLGAGLPRWWRQLGKPGGRILHPKESSALTQRSNQRASI, encoded by the exons ATGGACCAGAGAGTGCTGGTTGTGTTCCTGTTCCTCTGGAGCTCAG GAGTCCTCCCAGGTctccaaacagaaaaaagagatAATTTTGAAG AGATGACTGATGTGAGCTTGTCGGGAGGATCCAGTCGCTGTAATGGTCAGCTACGCTATGAAGATCGGAGGAAAGTTGATGACTACAATTGGGACCTTCAATTTGCAGCCATGATTTGTAAAAATCTGGACTGTGGTTCGGCTCTTCAGATTTCGTCATTCCTCCCTTTCCTGAAGAGGCACATGGATCTTTTATCCCTTCCAACAATCGAGTGCTCAG ACTCGGTCAGACTGGTGAATGGGACCAGTCTCTGTTCAGGCAGACTAGAGCGTAAGTCTGACCAGTCCAACCGTTCGTGGTCCTCAGTGTGTGAAGATGACTTTGACCAGCAGGATGCAGAGGTGGTCTGTAGGGATCTTGGCTGTGGGGCCCCTTCTGTCCTCCAGGGGGCGCTCTATGGAGACGGCGACAGCTCAGCCAGTAGCACCTGCTCTTCTGGCAAAGCTGTTGGACTCACCTGCTCAG AGCCCAATGCCGTCAGGTTGGTGGGAGGATCCAGTCGCTGTGCTGGGGACTTAGAGATGAAAACACAGGGAGAATGGAGAAAAGTGCACGATGTAACGCAGTGGAATCTGAAGAAGACAGACATATTGTGTGGAAAACTGGACTGCGGCTCTGCTGTTTCAACAAGGAAGAAGACAATAGGCATTAAGGAATACATGTGGATCTTTGGATCAGCTTGTTTACAGCCCAACTCCGCAGTTAGGGAGTGTTTATCGTCGGCGTATCGGGTGCTTTCATTCATGGAGATAAATTGCTCAG AATCCGTCAGGTTGGTGAATGGGACCAGTCTCTGTTCAGGCAGACTGGAGGTGAAGTCTGACCAGTCTGACCAGTCCAATCAGTCGTGGTCCTCTGTGTGTGACAAGGACTTTGACCAGCAAGATGCAGAGGTGGTCTGTAGGGAGCTTGGCTGTGGGGCCCCTTCCTTCCTCCAGGGGGCGCTCTATGGAGACGGTAAGACTCCAATGTGGACCAAGGAGTTCCGGTGTGGAGGCAACGAGTCTGCTCTCCTGGGCTGTGGAAGCTCGGCTGGTAGCACCTGCTCACCTGGCAACGCTGTTGGACTCACCTGCTCAG AACCTGATGAAATCAGATTGGTTGACGGATCCCACCGCTGTATTGGTAGACTTGAGATGAAGCACGAGGGAGAATGGAGGCCGGTGGACGAGAATCAGTGGGACTTGGAGTCTGCTGCTCTAGTGTGTGGACAGTTGGCCTGTGGCGCTGTCCTTTCaattgaaacaaaagaaatgtcccAACTAAATGCATGGCATGTCCAACTATCCTGTGAGCATGATTCCATGCTCAGGGAGTGTTCATTCATACAGCCTGGCTCTTCCTATGCCAATCTGGAGGTCACCTGCTCAG ATTTTCTGGTTCAGCCAAACATCTCCTTGGCCACCCACACTGACAGGGTATCCAACGCCATGCAGAAGGGATTTGAGGTTCTCATTGGCTCCGAGTACACCATCAGCtgctccatcctgccgcagcaGCCAGGAGGCTCCTTCCAGCTTATTTGGAAAACATCTGCTGCATTGGAAAGCTTCACCCTGGCTGCTGTCAATCACTCTGCCCACTTCCAGTTTACTGCTGCTGACCCCACCCACCAAGGGGAGTACCGCTGTGTTTATCACCTCCATGTGTTCTCCCATAACTTGTCATCTGAGAGCCAGCCGCTCCGTCTCACTTTCTCAG